From Drosophila virilis strain 15010-1051.87 chromosome X, Dvir_AGI_RSII-ME, whole genome shotgun sequence, the proteins below share one genomic window:
- the Abca3 gene encoding phospholipid-transporting ATPase ABCA3 isoform X4 — translation MLQGESIKKLSQSRPPNLRLVFSPVNDELESIMQDAAASLGMTVSGVDNAQELEGQVVANNSFAGVLFNVSMDNFEYTLRFPSELRTAKAAIWNTWLTKRLFLSSYISGPRNYNDDDGGTPPGYLREGFLPIQNAISMSYIRSKAKVKNDLPEIVLQRYPYPAGLIDPFINAISTMFSFLLLLSFIYPCTCITKYVANEKELQLKEVMKIMGLQNWLHWAAWFVKFFIMFTISILLMIIFMKIRYTDDVAVFTHADISVLIVFFLAYITATICFCFMMASFFSKSSTAAAVTGLIWFITYVPYMFTSETYDLLTLSEKLGLCVILNTAMAFGVAIIMRFEGTGEGLQWNNLFKPVNVDDNLTVGYVIIMLLISAVLYMLICLYVEQIFPGDYGVKRKWYFPCTRVFWCGKNKYQSVDYIDNEPEQNTSVGFEPEPQNKRVGLEIKNLKKVFDGKLVVKGISAKMFEDEITVLLGHNGAGKTTTISMLTGMLPPTSGTAIINGSDICTNIKGARMSLGVCPQHNVLFGDMSVANHLRFFSRLKGAKGKAIKKEVDKYLKMIQLENKANTAADKLSGGMKRKLSLCCALCGDTKVVLCDEPSSGMDPSARRQLWDLLRHEKAGRTILLTTHFMDEADVLGDRIAIMCDGMIKCNGSSFFLKKQFGPGYSLVCVKKANCQPAEVTAMLSKYIPGIRPKSDIGTELAYNLPDNYSYKFEQLFKELESRTAELNLNGFGVGNTSLEEVFMKMGADVTVDRNEEELADRLKGGAVTNNVDNESMKSDAALSNNTQLLRGMKLVSNQWHAMIYKKAIYSYRKLFLLILQNFVAVFFVVLTIMIARSRGTSRDLPAIKIGLAQYPVAVTVMERGQDLNANSLNNRIANKYEEMAQSFGPDYTYESTGDKSFTKYILDLSASLQVWINARYLAAATFRNDKIIAWLNNQPLHTAPLTMNMVHNAIAREVIGENSKISVTNWPLPYKTETLLQQLQMGSSLGTQLASNIAFCMCFITAFYALFVINERQSRAKLLQFVCGVKGWIFWFSLFLWDFITLLFTVLVIIVTLACFQEIHFSTFDELGRIAFVLIIFTFCVLPFTYAFSLYFKDASTGYARISIFNNLFGIAVFLTFVLLANFYDDSILYKILNRIFNLYPHFSLAMCINKISVNAASRSACSKLSGLPPILICEMVPNCCSIPGYFAWEYPGVLIEILTMVCVGIIIFLLLVLGSYGIHLNFEFLKRKRHPDPRTDMDDDVLKEKLRVENMSPEEKAAKNLVLDNLVKYYGPFLAVNQVSLCVEESECFGLLGVNGAGKTTTFKMMTGDETISLGAAYVQGLNLKTDMTKVYDKIGYCPQFDALLDNLTGRENLKIFCLLRGVRPANIKSISEDLGKTFGFTKHMNKKTKNYSGGNKRKLSAAIAVIGSPAIIYMDEPTTGMDPAARRHLWNIVCRLRDGGKSIVLTSHSMEECEALCTRLAVMVNGELKCIGSTQHLKNKFSKGRVLKLKVRRSGAPRSQQQQPYKESMLKAPVSDEDLRTPLPYESSSAATPVAYDGRSRTSLGRNDNNFRNGEISMEQLPGTPIPYSGSIADILEASRSVDYLSNTPNRQIEEDVVLSPDQIQNDIDKVKKFVSTNFPNAVLQEEYQGMLTYYIPLQGIKWSEIFGVIERNRNDLNLDDYSITQTTLEEIFLEFAQLQIEDKRNVKSRRKCCGC, via the exons ATGCTTCAAGG TGAATCCATAAAAAAGCTATCCCAAAGTAGACCGCCTAACTTAAGGCTGGTGTTCTCGCCGGTTAATGATGAACTGGAGTCTATAATGCAAGATGCGGCCGCAAGCCTGGGCATGACCGTTTCAGGTGTTGACAATGCCCAGGAGCTTGAAGGGCAGGTGGTGGCCAATAATTCCTTTGCCGGCGTACTATTCAATGTATCCATGGACAATTTTGAATACACATTGCGTTTTCCATCAGAGCTGCGGACGGCAAAAGCCGCAATATGGAACACGTGGCTAACAAAGCGACTATTTTTATCGTCTTATATATCAGGACCGCGTAATTATAATGATGACGATGGCGGGACACCTCCGGGCTATTTGCGCGAGGGTTTCCTGCCCATACAGAACGCGATTAGCATGTCCTATATACGAAGTAAGGCGAAAGTTAAAAATGATTTGCCTGAGATTGTGCTGCAGCGATATCCGTATCCGGCCGGGTTAATTGATCCATTTATAAACGCAATTAGCACTATGTTCTCGTTCCTATTGCTGTTGAGCTTTATCTATCCTTGCACGTGCATTACCAAG TACGTTGCCAACGAAAAGGAATTGCAACTGAAGGAGGTCATGAAAATAATGGGACTACAGAACTGGTTACACTGGGCCGCCTGGTTTGTTAAGTTCTTCATCATGTTCACCATATCGATACTTTTGATGataatttttatgaaaatacgTTATACCGATGACGTCGCCGTCTTCACCCATGCCGATATATCTGTGCTGATAGTTTTCTTCCTCGCGTACATAACAGCCACCATTTGCTTCTGCTTCATGATGGCCTCTTTCTTCTCAAAGTCCAGCACAGCAGCTGCGGTGACTGGTCTTATCTGGTTCATTACCTATGTCCCGTATATGTTCACATCAGAAACCTATGATCTGCTCACTTTATCCGAAAAGTTGGGCCTGTGTGTTATATTGAATACGGCAATGGCGTTTGGCGTTGCTATAATAATGCGTTTCGAAGGTACGGGAGAAGGTCTACAGTGGAATAACCTTTTCAAGCCGGTCAACGTCGATGACAATTTAACCGTTGGATATGTTATTATCATGCTGCTAATATCCGCTGTTCTCTATATGCTCATATGCTTGTATGTTGAGCAGATATTTCCTGGCGATTATGGAGTGAAGCGCAAATGGTATTTTCCCTGTACGCGCGTCTTTTGGTgcggcaaaaataaatatcagaGTGTTGATTATATTGACAATGAACCGGAACAAAATACTTCGGTCGGCTTTGAGCCGGAGCCTCAAAACAAACGCGTTGGCCTGGAGATAAAAAATCTGAAGAAAGTATTTGATGGCAAGCTGGTTGTCAAGGGTATATCGGCTAAAATGTTCGAAGATGAGATAACCGTGCTGCTGGGCCACAATGGTGCTGGCAAAACGACCACCATATCCATGCTGACTGGCATGTTGCCGCCCACTTCCGGCACGGCCATCATCAATGGCAGCGATATCTGCACCAATATCAAGGGTGCGCGCATGTCTCTTGGCGTTTGCCCTCAGCATAATGTGCTCTTTGGCGATATGAGTGTTGCGAATCATTTGCGATTCTTTAGTCGTCTGAAAGGTGCTAAGGGCAAGGCCATAAAGAAAGAGGTGGACAAGTATCTGAAGATGATTCAATTGGAGAATAAAGCTAACACTGCTGCCGATAAATTGTCGGGTGGCATGAAACGCAAACTTTCGCTCTGCTGTGCCCTTTGCGGCGATACCAAGGTTGTGCTTTGCGATGAGCCAAGCTCCGGTATGGATCCATCTGCGCGACGACAACTGTGGGATCTACTGCGACACGAGAAAGCGGGCCGCACCATTCTGCTGACCACCCACTTTATGGATGAGGCCGACGTTCTGGGCGATCGCATTGCCATCATGTGCGATGGAATGATCAAATGTAACGGCTCCTCATTCTTTCTAAAGAAGCAATTCGGTCCTGGCTATAGTCTG GTATGCGTTAAGAAGGCCAATTGTCAACCGGCTGAGGTGACGGCAATGCTTAGCAAGTATATTCCCGGAATACGGCCAAAAAGCGATATTGGGACAGAGCTGGCCTATAATTTGCCCGACAACTATTCGTATAAGTTTGAGCAACTATTCAAGGAACTGGAGAGTCGCACAGCGGAACTGAATCTGAATGGTTTTGGCGTGGGCAATACCTCGTTGGAAGAGGTATTCATGAAAATGGGTGCCGATGTAACAGTCGATCGGAATGAGGAGGAACTGGCGGACAGGTTAAAAGGAGGTGCTGTAACTAATAATGTTGACAACGAATCAATGAAAT CGGATGCCGCCCTCTCGAACAATACTCAACTGTTGCGCGGCATGAAACTGGTATCGAACCAATGGCATGCTATGATCTACAAGAAGGCGATCTATTCGTATCGcaaattatttttgcttatCTTACAAAACTTTGTGGCCGTATTCTTTGTGGTACTGACAATAATGATCGCACGTTCGCGTGGTACCAGCCGTGATCTGCCGGCGATTAAGATCGGCCTGGCACAGTATCCGGTTGCGGTGACTGTCATGGAACGCGGGCAAGACTTGAATGCGAATTCGTTAAATAATCGCATTGCCAATAAATACGAAGAGATGGCACAGTCATTTGGCCCAGATTATACGTACGAGAGCACGGGCGATAAATCCTTTACGAAGTACATACTGGACCTGAGCGCATCCCTGCAGGTTTGGATAAACGCACGATACCTGGCAGCCGCCACCTTTCGAAATGATAAAATAATCGCTTGGCTGAACAATCAGCCGCTGCATACGGCACCGCTCACAATGAACATGGTTCATAATGCGATTGCCCGGGAAGTGATCGGAGAGAATTCGAAAATCAGTGTTACCAATTGGCCGCTGCCCTACAAGACGGAAACactgctgcagcagttgcagatGGGCTCCAGTCTGGGCACACAGTTGGCCTCCAATATAGCCTTCTGTATGTGCTTTATTACCGCCTTTTACGCACTGTTTGTGATTAACGAGCGGCAATCGCGGGCCAAACTGTTACAGTTCGTTTGCGGCGTCAAGGGTTGGATATTCTGGTTTTCACTGTTTCTCTGGGATTTCATCACGCTTTTATTTACGGTTCTGGTTATAATTGTCACATTGGCCTGTTTCCAGGAAATACATTTTAGCACATTCGACGAGCTGGGTCGCATCGCTTTCGTGCTAATCATCTTTACATTTTGCGTGCTGCCCTTTACCTACGCCTTCTCCTTATACTTTAAGGACGCATCGACAGGCTACGCACGCATCtctatatttaataatttgtttggcATAGCGGTATTCCTTACATTCGTTCTACTTGCAAACTTTTACGACGACTCAATTCTATATAAAATTCTGAATCGAATTTTTAATCTTTATCCACACTTCTCGCTTGCCATGTGCATCAACAAGATAAGCGTAAATGCTGCCTCGCGATCTGCCTGCTCCAAGCTTAGCGGCCTGCCGCCCATTCTAATCTGTGAGATGGTGCCAAATTGCTGCA GCATCCCGGGTTACTTTGCTTGGGAATATCCCGGAGTGTTAATCGAGATTCTTACCATGGTCTGTGTCGGCATCATCATTTTCCTACTGCTCGTGTTAGGCTCATATGGCATACACTTGAACTTCGAATTTTTAAA GAGGAAACGTCATCCAGATCCGCGTACTGACATGGACGACGATGTGCTGAAGGAGAAGCTGCGCGTTGAGAACATGTCTCCCGAAGAGAAAGCCGCCAAGAATCTGGTTTTGGATAACTTGGTCAAGTATTATGGGCCCTTTCTTGCCGTCAATCAGGTGTCGCTTTGTGTGGAAGA AAGCGAATGCTTTGGCCTGTTGGGTGTCAATGGTGCTGGCAAGACGACTACCTTTAAGATGATGACTGGAGACGAGACGATATCCTTGGGCGCTGCGTATGTGCAGGGCCTGAATTTGAAGACAGACATGACCAAAGTATACGACAAGATTGGCTACTGTCCGCAGTTCGATGCGCTGTTAGATAATTTAACAGGCCGTGAGAATCTTAAAATATTCTGCCTGTTGCGCGGCGTGCGGCCGGCGAACATCAAAAGTATTTCCGAGGATCTGGGCAAGACTTTTGGCTTTACCAAGcatatgaacaaaaagacaaagaaCTACAGCGGCGGAAATAAGCGTAAACTGAGCGCGGCCATCGCAGTGATTGGCTCTCCAgctattatatatatggatgAGCCCACCACGGGCATGGATCCAGCTGCACGACGTCACCTATGGAATATTGTGTGTCGCTTACGGGATGGTGGCAAATCAATCGTGCTAACATCTCACAGCATGGAGGAGTGCGAGGCACTATGCACACGACTGGCTGTTATGGTGAATGGCGAGCTCAAGTGCATTGGCTCCACGCAGCATTTGAAAAACAAGTTCTCTAAAGGTCGTGTACTCAAACTGAAAGTCCGACGCAGTGGAGCACCTCgcagtcaacaacaacaaccatacaAAGAGAGCATGCTCAAAGCGCCTGTCTCGGATGAAGATTTGAGGACACCGCTTCCATACGAGAGCAGCAGTGCGGCGACGCCAGTTGCCTACGATGGCAGGAGCAGAACATCATTGGGCCGTAACGACAACAATTTCAGGAACGGAGAAATCTCAATGGAGCAGTTGCCGGGTACACCGATTCCCTACTCGGGCAGCATTGCTGATATACTAGAAGCGAGCAGGTCAGTGGATTATCT CTCCAATACACCCAATAGGCAAATTGAGGAGGATGTTGTACTGAGCCCTGATCAAATACAGAATGACATTGACAAAGTCAAGAAGTTTGTCAGCACCAATTTCCCAAATGCCGTTTTGCA GGAAGAATATCAGGGCATGTTGACATATTACATTCCATTGCAAGGCATCAAATGGTCGGAAATCTTTGGCGTAATTGAACGCAATCGGAATGATCTAAATCTGGACGATTACTCCATAACTCAGACGACATTGGAAGAGATATTCTTAGAATTTGCTCAGTTACAGATTGAGGATAAACGCAACGTGAA ATCCCGTCGAAAATGTTGTGGCTGCTAA
- the Abca3 gene encoding phospholipid-transporting ATPase ABCA3 isoform X3, with protein sequence MGKVTTCDKFLLLLWKNWVIQLNHKTQFVFELLLPVLFILLVALVRVVVDVENIEEKHYEEQKIDSLQLFNESIKKLSQSRPPNLRLVFSPVNDELESIMQDAAASLGMTVSGVDNAQELEGQVVANNSFAGVLFNVSMDNFEYTLRFPSELRTAKAAIWNTWLTKRLFLSSYISGPRNYNDDDGGTPPGYLREGFLPIQNAISMSYIRSKAKVKNDLPEIVLQRYPYPAGLIDPFINAISTMFSFLLLLSFIYPCTCITKYVANEKELQLKEVMKIMGLQNWLHWAAWFVKFFIMFTISILLMIIFMKIRYTDDVAVFTHADISVLIVFFLAYITATICFCFMMASFFSKSSTAAAVTGLIWFITYVPYMFTSETYDLLTLSEKLGLCVILNTAMAFGVAIIMRFEGTGEGLQWNNLFKPVNVDDNLTVGYVIIMLLISAVLYMLICLYVEQIFPGDYGVKRKWYFPCTRVFWCGKNKYQSVDYIDNEPEQNTSVGFEPEPQNKRVGLEIKNLKKVFDGKLVVKGISAKMFEDEITVLLGHNGAGKTTTISMLTGMLPPTSGTAIINGSDICTNIKGARMSLGVCPQHNVLFGDMSVANHLRFFSRLKGAKGKAIKKEVDKYLKMIQLENKANTAADKLSGGMKRKLSLCCALCGDTKVVLCDEPSSGMDPSARRQLWDLLRHEKAGRTILLTTHFMDEADVLGDRIAIMCDGMIKCNGSSFFLKKQFGPGYSLVCVKKANCQPAEVTAMLSKYIPGIRPKSDIGTELAYNLPDNYSYKFEQLFKELESRTAELNLNGFGVGNTSLEEVFMKMGADVTVDRNEEELADRLKGGAVTNNVDNESMKSDAALSNNTQLLRGMKLVSNQWHAMIYKKAIYSYRKLFLLILQNFVAVFFVVLTIMIARSRGTSRDLPAIKIGLAQYPVAVTVMERGQDLNANSLNNRIANKYEEMAQSFGPDYTYESTGDKSFTKYILDLSASLQVWINARYLAAATFRNDKIIAWLNNQPLHTAPLTMNMVHNAIAREVIGENSKISVTNWPLPYKTETLLQQLQMGSSLGTQLASNIAFCMCFITAFYALFVINERQSRAKLLQFVCGVKGWIFWFSLFLWDFITLLFTVLVIIVTLACFQEIHFSTFDELGRIAFVLIIFTFCVLPFTYAFSLYFKDASTGYARISIFNNLFGIAVFLTFVLLANFYDDSILYKILNRIFNLYPHFSLAMCINKISVNAASRSACSKLSGLPPILICEMVPNCCSIPGYFAWEYPGVLIEILTMVCVGIIIFLLLVLGSYGIHLNFEFLKRKRHPDPRTDMDDDVLKEKLRVENMSPEEKAAKNLVLDNLVKYYGPFLAVNQVSLCVEESECFGLLGVNGAGKTTTFKMMTGDETISLGAAYVQGLNLKTDMTKVYDKIGYCPQFDALLDNLTGRENLKIFCLLRGVRPANIKSISEDLGKTFGFTKHMNKKTKNYSGGNKRKLSAAIAVIGSPAIIYMDEPTTGMDPAARRHLWNIVCRLRDGGKSIVLTSHSMEECEALCTRLAVMVNGELKCIGSTQHLKNKFSKGRVLKLKVRRSGAPRSQQQQPYKESMLKAPVSDEDLRTPLPYESSSAATPVAYDGRSRTSLGRNDNNFRNGEISMEQLPGTPIPYSGSIADILEASRSVDYLSNTPNRQIEEDVVLSPDQIQNDIDKVKKFVSTNFPNAVLQEEYQGMLTYYIPLQGIKWSEIFGVIERNRNDLNLDDYSITQTTLEEIFLEFAQLQIEDKRNVKSRRKCCGC encoded by the exons ATGGGCAAAGTAACCACATGTGATaagtttttgctgctgctttggaaAAACTGGGTTATTCAATTGAATCACAAAACACAATTTGTATTCGAACTGCTACTCCCGGTATTATTCATACTGCTGGTCGCGCTGGTACGTGTCGTAGTTGACGTGGAAAACATAGAAGAGAAGCACTATGAGGAGCAAAAAATCGACAGCTTACAGTTATTTAA TGAATCCATAAAAAAGCTATCCCAAAGTAGACCGCCTAACTTAAGGCTGGTGTTCTCGCCGGTTAATGATGAACTGGAGTCTATAATGCAAGATGCGGCCGCAAGCCTGGGCATGACCGTTTCAGGTGTTGACAATGCCCAGGAGCTTGAAGGGCAGGTGGTGGCCAATAATTCCTTTGCCGGCGTACTATTCAATGTATCCATGGACAATTTTGAATACACATTGCGTTTTCCATCAGAGCTGCGGACGGCAAAAGCCGCAATATGGAACACGTGGCTAACAAAGCGACTATTTTTATCGTCTTATATATCAGGACCGCGTAATTATAATGATGACGATGGCGGGACACCTCCGGGCTATTTGCGCGAGGGTTTCCTGCCCATACAGAACGCGATTAGCATGTCCTATATACGAAGTAAGGCGAAAGTTAAAAATGATTTGCCTGAGATTGTGCTGCAGCGATATCCGTATCCGGCCGGGTTAATTGATCCATTTATAAACGCAATTAGCACTATGTTCTCGTTCCTATTGCTGTTGAGCTTTATCTATCCTTGCACGTGCATTACCAAG TACGTTGCCAACGAAAAGGAATTGCAACTGAAGGAGGTCATGAAAATAATGGGACTACAGAACTGGTTACACTGGGCCGCCTGGTTTGTTAAGTTCTTCATCATGTTCACCATATCGATACTTTTGATGataatttttatgaaaatacgTTATACCGATGACGTCGCCGTCTTCACCCATGCCGATATATCTGTGCTGATAGTTTTCTTCCTCGCGTACATAACAGCCACCATTTGCTTCTGCTTCATGATGGCCTCTTTCTTCTCAAAGTCCAGCACAGCAGCTGCGGTGACTGGTCTTATCTGGTTCATTACCTATGTCCCGTATATGTTCACATCAGAAACCTATGATCTGCTCACTTTATCCGAAAAGTTGGGCCTGTGTGTTATATTGAATACGGCAATGGCGTTTGGCGTTGCTATAATAATGCGTTTCGAAGGTACGGGAGAAGGTCTACAGTGGAATAACCTTTTCAAGCCGGTCAACGTCGATGACAATTTAACCGTTGGATATGTTATTATCATGCTGCTAATATCCGCTGTTCTCTATATGCTCATATGCTTGTATGTTGAGCAGATATTTCCTGGCGATTATGGAGTGAAGCGCAAATGGTATTTTCCCTGTACGCGCGTCTTTTGGTgcggcaaaaataaatatcagaGTGTTGATTATATTGACAATGAACCGGAACAAAATACTTCGGTCGGCTTTGAGCCGGAGCCTCAAAACAAACGCGTTGGCCTGGAGATAAAAAATCTGAAGAAAGTATTTGATGGCAAGCTGGTTGTCAAGGGTATATCGGCTAAAATGTTCGAAGATGAGATAACCGTGCTGCTGGGCCACAATGGTGCTGGCAAAACGACCACCATATCCATGCTGACTGGCATGTTGCCGCCCACTTCCGGCACGGCCATCATCAATGGCAGCGATATCTGCACCAATATCAAGGGTGCGCGCATGTCTCTTGGCGTTTGCCCTCAGCATAATGTGCTCTTTGGCGATATGAGTGTTGCGAATCATTTGCGATTCTTTAGTCGTCTGAAAGGTGCTAAGGGCAAGGCCATAAAGAAAGAGGTGGACAAGTATCTGAAGATGATTCAATTGGAGAATAAAGCTAACACTGCTGCCGATAAATTGTCGGGTGGCATGAAACGCAAACTTTCGCTCTGCTGTGCCCTTTGCGGCGATACCAAGGTTGTGCTTTGCGATGAGCCAAGCTCCGGTATGGATCCATCTGCGCGACGACAACTGTGGGATCTACTGCGACACGAGAAAGCGGGCCGCACCATTCTGCTGACCACCCACTTTATGGATGAGGCCGACGTTCTGGGCGATCGCATTGCCATCATGTGCGATGGAATGATCAAATGTAACGGCTCCTCATTCTTTCTAAAGAAGCAATTCGGTCCTGGCTATAGTCTG GTATGCGTTAAGAAGGCCAATTGTCAACCGGCTGAGGTGACGGCAATGCTTAGCAAGTATATTCCCGGAATACGGCCAAAAAGCGATATTGGGACAGAGCTGGCCTATAATTTGCCCGACAACTATTCGTATAAGTTTGAGCAACTATTCAAGGAACTGGAGAGTCGCACAGCGGAACTGAATCTGAATGGTTTTGGCGTGGGCAATACCTCGTTGGAAGAGGTATTCATGAAAATGGGTGCCGATGTAACAGTCGATCGGAATGAGGAGGAACTGGCGGACAGGTTAAAAGGAGGTGCTGTAACTAATAATGTTGACAACGAATCAATGAAAT CGGATGCCGCCCTCTCGAACAATACTCAACTGTTGCGCGGCATGAAACTGGTATCGAACCAATGGCATGCTATGATCTACAAGAAGGCGATCTATTCGTATCGcaaattatttttgcttatCTTACAAAACTTTGTGGCCGTATTCTTTGTGGTACTGACAATAATGATCGCACGTTCGCGTGGTACCAGCCGTGATCTGCCGGCGATTAAGATCGGCCTGGCACAGTATCCGGTTGCGGTGACTGTCATGGAACGCGGGCAAGACTTGAATGCGAATTCGTTAAATAATCGCATTGCCAATAAATACGAAGAGATGGCACAGTCATTTGGCCCAGATTATACGTACGAGAGCACGGGCGATAAATCCTTTACGAAGTACATACTGGACCTGAGCGCATCCCTGCAGGTTTGGATAAACGCACGATACCTGGCAGCCGCCACCTTTCGAAATGATAAAATAATCGCTTGGCTGAACAATCAGCCGCTGCATACGGCACCGCTCACAATGAACATGGTTCATAATGCGATTGCCCGGGAAGTGATCGGAGAGAATTCGAAAATCAGTGTTACCAATTGGCCGCTGCCCTACAAGACGGAAACactgctgcagcagttgcagatGGGCTCCAGTCTGGGCACACAGTTGGCCTCCAATATAGCCTTCTGTATGTGCTTTATTACCGCCTTTTACGCACTGTTTGTGATTAACGAGCGGCAATCGCGGGCCAAACTGTTACAGTTCGTTTGCGGCGTCAAGGGTTGGATATTCTGGTTTTCACTGTTTCTCTGGGATTTCATCACGCTTTTATTTACGGTTCTGGTTATAATTGTCACATTGGCCTGTTTCCAGGAAATACATTTTAGCACATTCGACGAGCTGGGTCGCATCGCTTTCGTGCTAATCATCTTTACATTTTGCGTGCTGCCCTTTACCTACGCCTTCTCCTTATACTTTAAGGACGCATCGACAGGCTACGCACGCATCtctatatttaataatttgtttggcATAGCGGTATTCCTTACATTCGTTCTACTTGCAAACTTTTACGACGACTCAATTCTATATAAAATTCTGAATCGAATTTTTAATCTTTATCCACACTTCTCGCTTGCCATGTGCATCAACAAGATAAGCGTAAATGCTGCCTCGCGATCTGCCTGCTCCAAGCTTAGCGGCCTGCCGCCCATTCTAATCTGTGAGATGGTGCCAAATTGCTGCA GCATCCCGGGTTACTTTGCTTGGGAATATCCCGGAGTGTTAATCGAGATTCTTACCATGGTCTGTGTCGGCATCATCATTTTCCTACTGCTCGTGTTAGGCTCATATGGCATACACTTGAACTTCGAATTTTTAAA GAGGAAACGTCATCCAGATCCGCGTACTGACATGGACGACGATGTGCTGAAGGAGAAGCTGCGCGTTGAGAACATGTCTCCCGAAGAGAAAGCCGCCAAGAATCTGGTTTTGGATAACTTGGTCAAGTATTATGGGCCCTTTCTTGCCGTCAATCAGGTGTCGCTTTGTGTGGAAGA AAGCGAATGCTTTGGCCTGTTGGGTGTCAATGGTGCTGGCAAGACGACTACCTTTAAGATGATGACTGGAGACGAGACGATATCCTTGGGCGCTGCGTATGTGCAGGGCCTGAATTTGAAGACAGACATGACCAAAGTATACGACAAGATTGGCTACTGTCCGCAGTTCGATGCGCTGTTAGATAATTTAACAGGCCGTGAGAATCTTAAAATATTCTGCCTGTTGCGCGGCGTGCGGCCGGCGAACATCAAAAGTATTTCCGAGGATCTGGGCAAGACTTTTGGCTTTACCAAGcatatgaacaaaaagacaaagaaCTACAGCGGCGGAAATAAGCGTAAACTGAGCGCGGCCATCGCAGTGATTGGCTCTCCAgctattatatatatggatgAGCCCACCACGGGCATGGATCCAGCTGCACGACGTCACCTATGGAATATTGTGTGTCGCTTACGGGATGGTGGCAAATCAATCGTGCTAACATCTCACAGCATGGAGGAGTGCGAGGCACTATGCACACGACTGGCTGTTATGGTGAATGGCGAGCTCAAGTGCATTGGCTCCACGCAGCATTTGAAAAACAAGTTCTCTAAAGGTCGTGTACTCAAACTGAAAGTCCGACGCAGTGGAGCACCTCgcagtcaacaacaacaaccatacaAAGAGAGCATGCTCAAAGCGCCTGTCTCGGATGAAGATTTGAGGACACCGCTTCCATACGAGAGCAGCAGTGCGGCGACGCCAGTTGCCTACGATGGCAGGAGCAGAACATCATTGGGCCGTAACGACAACAATTTCAGGAACGGAGAAATCTCAATGGAGCAGTTGCCGGGTACACCGATTCCCTACTCGGGCAGCATTGCTGATATACTAGAAGCGAGCAGGTCAGTGGATTATCT CTCCAATACACCCAATAGGCAAATTGAGGAGGATGTTGTACTGAGCCCTGATCAAATACAGAATGACATTGACAAAGTCAAGAAGTTTGTCAGCACCAATTTCCCAAATGCCGTTTTGCA GGAAGAATATCAGGGCATGTTGACATATTACATTCCATTGCAAGGCATCAAATGGTCGGAAATCTTTGGCGTAATTGAACGCAATCGGAATGATCTAAATCTGGACGATTACTCCATAACTCAGACGACATTGGAAGAGATATTCTTAGAATTTGCTCAGTTACAGATTGAGGATAAACGCAACGTGAA ATCCCGTCGAAAATGTTGTGGCTGCTAA